From a single Aquarana catesbeiana isolate 2022-GZ linkage group LG09, ASM4218655v1, whole genome shotgun sequence genomic region:
- the TMEM35A gene encoding novel acetylcholine receptor chaperone isoform X1, which produces MASPRTITIVSLSVALGLFFVFMGTTKLTPRLSKDAYNEMRRAYKSYLKALPGLKKLGISSVIMRKTIGSLELACGIVLTLVPGRPRDVANFILLLLVLIVLFFHQLVGDPLKRYAHALVFGILLTCRLLVTRQPEEEPHERKALHRGNGASSQDSKLKVA; this is translated from the exons ATGGCTTCCCCGCGTACTATCACCATTGTCTCCCTCTCAGTGGCTCTCGGCCTATTCTTCGTTTTCATGGGAACGACTAAACTGACCCCCAGGCTCAGTAAGGATGCCTACAATGAGATG AGGAGGGCATATAAAAGTTATTTGAAGGCTCTACCAGGACTCAAGAAGCTTGGCATCTCTTCCGTGATTATGCGAAAGACCATCGGATCCTTAGAGCTCGCTTGTGGAATTGTCCTCACTTTGGTTCCCGGGCGACCCAGAGACGTGGCCAACTTCATCCTTCTGCTTTTGGTACTAATTGTCCTGTTTTTCCACCAGCTTGTTGGAGATCCACTAAAACGTTATGCACATGCACTGGTCTTCGGCATTCTTCTCACCTGCCGTTTGCTCGTAACACGTCAGCCAGAAGAGGAACCTCATGAAAGAAAAGCATTACATAGAGGCAATGGTGCCAGCTCTCAAGACAGCAAGCTGAAGGTGGCCTAA